A window of Bacillus sp. DX3.1 genomic DNA:
AAAATTGGCGTTGTTCCACAAGATATAGCTTTGTATCCTACACTCTCGGCAAAAGAGAATTTAATCTTCTGGGGGAAGATGTATGGATTGAGCGGAGCAGCGGCCAAGAAGCGTGCAGATGAAGTGTTAGCATACGTTGGTTTGCAAGATCGTGCGAAAGATAAGATTGAAACATTTTCTGGTGGAATGAAACGCCGGATAAATATTGGTGCAGCGCTGATGCATGAACCAGAGTTATTAATTATGGATGAGCCGACGGTTGGTATTGATCCGCAATCACGGAATCACATTCTAGAAACAGTGAAGGGGTTAAATGAAAAGGGAATGACGGTGATTTATACGAGCCACTACATGGAAGAAGTGGAGTATTTATGTGAGCGCATTGCCATTGTCGATCATGGAAAGGTTATTGCACTAGGGACGAAAACTGAATTATGTAACCGTCTTGCCGATGGCTTTATGGTGAAGTTACAAGTGAATCGTTACAATCAAGCGTTGCTACAGAAGTTACAGGGAATTCCTACTGTAGAGCGCATTATCGTAGATGAAGACACGAATACACTCGATATTGGATTGAAGAATGGTGAGGCTGTCGGTACGGTTGTTTCGGAAGTTGTGGAAAATCATGTGCAAATTTTAAAGCTTGAAGTACAAGAGCCGAACTTAGAAGCGCTCTTTTTACAGTTAACAGGACGTTCACTTCGTGATTAAGGAGGCGGGTAAATCATGAAAAGTTTTATCATCGCATGGAAAGATTTAAAAATTCGTATTACGGACCGGCGTGGTTTTATGATGATGCTACTTATGCCACTTGTATTAACAGCTATTTTGGGGTCAGCCTTAAGCGGTGTATTAGACAGCGGTGGTTTACCGAAAACGGTAATTGGTTATTATCAAGAAGACACGGATGCATTTGCTGATGTATTTCGAAAGGATATATTAGAATCTAAAGAAATAAAAGATGATGTGAAAGTGGAAGTAGCAGCCTCTCGAAAAGAGTTAGAAGAGATGTTAAAGCAGAAGAAAATTGATGTTGGGATTATCATTCCAGGGAAGTGGAGTGAGCATATACAGGATGGGAGATTGAAAGAAACAAAATTGCTTACGGATCCAGCAAAAGAGATACAGACAAAAATTGCTGAATCATTTGTTCGTTCTTTTTCAGAACATGCCCAAACGGTCGCTTTCTCGACGAAGAGTATTGTGACTGATTTGGAAAAATCACAGCAAGAAAATATAGGGCAGGTTGCAAAAGAGGTGAGTGAGGAGTTACAAAGGATAGCAATTTCAAATGAAGATGGAATTGATAAGGGAACGATTGGCAAGAAAACAGTCGTTGCGATGCAATATTATGCAGCGGCGATGTTAGTTATGTTTTTATTATTTAACATAACCGATGGTGCAAAATCAATTGTGACGGAACAACGTACAGAAACATTAGCAAGATTATTAAGCACACCGACAAGTTCATTTTCAGTTTTATTAGGAAAGTTTTTTGGAACATTATTGTTTGCATGTCTTCAATTCGGTTTGTTTGTTGTTGCGACCCATTATGCGTTTGGGGTGAACTGGGGAGATGATATTATGCAGCTCTCTCTAGTTGGGATCTCTTATGCAATTTGTGTTTCCGGTCTATCAATGTTAATCGCAGCATTCATTCGTGAGGAAAAGACAGCAGATATGATGGGGGGAATTGGGATTCAACTGTTAGCGGTATTAGGAGGATCTATGCTACCAATCTACGCATTCTCAGATACACTGCAAAAAGTTGCAAATATTGCCCCAAATAAATGGGCACTTACAAGTTTTCTAGATATTATGTCAGGAACATCTTGGGATACGTTATTACCAATTATCTTAAGTTTATCTAGTGTGGGAATTATTTCTGTCATCATTGGAACATTCCGGCTACGTACGAGATAGGGGGAGAAGGAATGAGTAAAATGTGGGCTATTTGCTCTTTGGAGCTAAAACAAATATTAATAAAGCCACAAAGCTATTTGCTTATGTTCGGGATGCCAATTATTTTTACACTTATTTTTGGTGGACTTTTAGGTGGCGGTGGGAACGAGAAGGTAAATATTAGCGTAATCGATCAAGATCAATCGAAATTATCAAGTTCCTATTATAAAGAATTAGAGAAAAGCGACTTAATTCATATAGAAAAAGCAACGTATGAGGAAGCGAAGAAGAAGGTTAAAAATAAAAAGGTTTCTGGCATTGTGACGATTCCAAAAGATTTTCAAAAAAATATGGTAGATGGAAAAAAAGATAAGGTTACCTTTCAATCGAGCGCTGACTTTACGGGTGGTGCCTCTGTAGAACAAGTACTACAAAGTGTACTGAAAAAGATGGAAGTAGAAGTGAAAGGATCTCGTATATGGGAGCAAAAGAGTAGCAAGTCTTGGGAAACAATGTATGAAATGATTCATACAAAAGTAGAGCCTATTCCAATTCAAAAGGAGTCCATTGTAACGGGAGAGAAAAAAATTAATAACGTATCAGCTCGAGCGGCAGGGTTTTCGATTTTATTTGTGATGATTGTTACGCTTAGTGCAACAGGAACGATCTTAAAAGCAAGACAATTAGGTGTATGGCATCGTTTGCTAGGAACACCTGTTACAAAGGCACAAATACTTGGCGGATATATTCTTTCATTCTTTTTAATTGGCTGGATTCAATTTGGAATTCTTATGATATTAACGAATAAATTGTTTGAGGTACAATGGGGAGACACATTAGGGATTATTGTTCTTGTTTCAGTGTTGTTACTGGCTGTCATTGGTTTAGCTTTATTATTAGCAAGTATTGTAAAGACAACAGAGCAACAATCAGCTTTAGGTAATATCGTTATCGTTTCAACTTGTATGATTAGTGGGTTATATTGGCCAATTGAAATAGAACCTGAATGGATGCAAAAGGTAGCGGACTTTGTACCACAAACGTGGGCGATGCGTGGTTTTACAGAGTTGATTGCTCGAGGTGGAACACTGACAGATATAGCAGGGTATATTGGGGTCTTACTTCTATTTGCGGGTGCATTTTTTGTCATTGGTTTAACAAGAATACGCTATGATTGAAAAAGAAAGCAGAGTCTACAGCTTCGCACGCTGGACTCTGCTTTCTTTTTGTGTTTCATCTGATTCCATGGAAATAGTAATCGCAATCCCGAGCATGAAGAGAAATGCTAAAAAGAGGACGAACTTCGGGAAGAATGGAAACAGCAGCAATGCCCCAACTATCATAAATGTTAAAGCAATGTAGTGTAAGACATATAGAAATAGTTTGTCCATATTTTCGCCCCCTTTTTGGTAGTTTGTTATTATTCTATGTCTGTCCAAGACATAATAGAATGGTTTTTGAGAAGAATTTTCAAGCAGGTTCTATTGATAAAGTAAAACTTTGATCAGTGAGGATCCGCCCGTTATATTCTTAAATAATAGTAAAGAGGTTTCCGCTCATAATGCGAGAATACAAGGATTACAAGAAGATAACTACAATAGAATATTATTAAGGTTACCAAAACTAAAGATTCAACATTAATTGTATAAAAATTCTAAAAATATTTATATAGAAATAATTGACAAAATATAATGAACGATATAAGCTAATAACCATAAAGTCTACTGGAAAAGTCGGAATAAAACTGTTACCCCTCATAAATGTCTATTTTTTTATAGTTAAAACCGACTTTTCCTATAGGTTATAAAATGTATTGCTATGGGAGGCATACATAAGGCAAGCCGTTCATAAAGTGTAATTATTACAAAAAAGTTAGGGTGGGGACAATGAAGAAAAAGTCAAAAAAATGGGCTGGTGTATTTTCCGTTTTACTGAGTAGTTCGCTCGTGTTATCAGCGTGTGGAGGACAAGAAGAAAAGGCTTCGACAGAACCAGCAAAACAGCAAGATTTGAAAGATTTAAAGATAGAAAAAATTGCAGCTACCGACAAGAAGAAAAGTCCAGAGAAAGCGAATCAGCGAAAAGATACTTTCATTACTGCCATTTCTAAACCAGGGGGCGTTTTCTTACCATACTTTCAAGAAAACGGTTGGGATGGTAACGTAACATCTGTCATGTTTGCTTCTCTTGTATCAAGGGATACACAAGGTAAGCCGATACCAGAGCTTGCAGAGAAATGGAATGTATCTTCTGATCAGTTAACATACACATTCCATTTACGTAAAAACCTAAAGTTCAGTGACGGTTCACCGCTTACAGCAGACGATGTGGCATTCACGTTAACATTACTACATGATAAATCCTACGAAGGTAGTGAGGATATTTCCCAATATGCAATTAAAGGTGGGAAAGATTATAAAGAGGGAAAAACAACTTCTATTGAAGGAATTAAAGTAGTTGATCCGCAAACAATTACAATCACGACAGAAAAGGTAAACTCGCAAGCATTAACGAGTCTGGGAGGACCTGTTTTATCTAAAGCATATTATGGAAAAGATTATAAACAAAATACAAGTTTAGATTATTTAAAAGCATTATACGGTCAGCCAATTGCTGCGGGACCTTATAAATTTGACAAATATGTTCCTGGTCAAGAAGTTCGTTTCGTTGCTAACGAACACTATTATGCAGGGAAACCAAAAATTAAAAACTTTATTTACAAAATTACGTCAGGGGATACTGGTTTCCAATTATTCCAAACGGGAGAACTTGATTATAGTGGATTCAAAGCAGATCCAGATAATATTGAGCAATTGAAAGCACTAGGGTTTGCCAACATCAATATTGAATCATCAAGTGATTTTGCTTATATCTATATGAATAATAAAAAACCATATTTACAAGATAAAAAGGTACGCCAAGCGCTTATTTACGGATTAGATCGTCAAAAATATGTAGATACTGCTCTGCAAGGTTATGGAAGTGTTGCGAATGTACCAATTGCTCCAGTGTCTTGGGCATATACGGAAGAAGGTATTAATAAATACAAATATGATGTGGAAAAAGCAAAAAAATTACTAGATGAAGCGGGATGGAAAGTTGGCTCTGATGGTATCCGTGAAAAAGGCGGTCAAAAATTAAAATTAACGTATTATGCACCAAATACAGGGAAATTTAATGATATCTTTATACCAATTGCAAAGGAAAACTATAAAGCGATTGGGGTTGAATTTAACCCAGAGTTAATGGACTTCAATACAATGCTTTCAAAGGTTGGCAAAGGGGATTATGATTTAGCAGCTGTTTCAACACCAGGGATTAGTGATCCGAGTGAAACAGTGATTGATTACTTATCTACAAATCCTAATAACGATGCAGGTTATAAAAATCCAAAAGTAGATGAGCTAATTCAAAAAGGTTTAGAAACGGTCGATATTGAAAAGCGTAAATCAATTTATAAAGAGTTATATAAAGAGTTAAGTGATGATCCACCTGTTATTTTATTAAACTATCGTAAACTTCTTTATGGTTATAACGATCGCATAAAAGGTATTAATCCAGAAAAATACGACGGTATTAGCTCAAACTTACCAGTATTATCGATTGAACAATAAAGATAAGTGAGTATAATAGAAGACATTTTTTCATCCAGCAAATAACAAAGTGCTGCTCTGAAAAAATGTTCTTCTATTTTTAAGCACATAAGATTGGGGGGACAAAAGGTGAAAACATATATCATTCGTAGATTGTTACAAATGATTCCGACATTGTTTGGTGCATCAATCATTATCTTTCTCTTGTTTGCTCTCCTTCCTGGTGATTACGTGGATTCTAATCCGAAGTTAACACCAGAACGGGCACAAGAGTTAAGAGAAATATATGGATTAAATAAACCAGTTATTGAAAGATACTTTCATTGGCTTGGTAATGCACTAACAGGTGATTTTGGGTTCTCATTGCAATATCAAGAGCCTGTTACATCATTATTGAACAAATTTATTTGGAATACTTTTATTGTTGCTGTTGCCGCTTTATTTTTCACTTGGTTAATTGCACTTATTATCGGTGTTCTTTCGGCAACAAAACAACATTCATTGTTTGATAGACTTGTAACAATTGGTGTCTTTGCGGCAATGTCGTTTCCATCATTCTTTATCGGCCTATTCCTAATTAAAGTGTTAGCTGTTGATTTAAACCTATTACCAATCGGCGGTATGATTGATGTCGGTAGTAATTCGACTGGTTTCACGTACATATTGGAAGTACTGCGGCATATGATTTTACCGGTATTTATTTTAACACTTCTTGGTGTGGGGTCACTAACACGCTATTTCAGAACAAGTATGCTTGAAGTGGTACGACAAGATTATATTCGAACTGCACGTGCGAAGGGATTGAAAGAAAAAGTAGTCATTTATAAACATGCATTAAAAAATGCGATTTTACCAGCGATCACTTTAATTGCTTTTGAATTACCAGGATTGTTTTCTGGTGCAATCATCATTGAACAAATTTTTAACTGGCCAGGTATTGGCAGCATCCAATTGGAGGCATTGAATTTTCGTGATTATACAGTGTTAATGGCATTTACAATGTTTCTTTCCTGTTTAACAATCATCGCAAACTTTTTGGCAGATATATTATATGCGGTTGTTGATCCGCGCATTCGATTGAAGTAAGGAGGGAAGAACGAGATGGAAACTGTTACAACGATAACTCCAAAAAAGAAAAAGCAGAAAAAGGGAAATGCAGCATCACCATGGCGTCAAGCGTATAACAGAGTGAAGAAAAATAAATTGGCACTGTTTGGTCTTTATATTTTAATTTTTATGTTTTTATTTTGTTTTATTGGACCATTCTTTTCGCCGTATGCTTCAGGAACAGTACAAGTCACACAAATTAATAAGCCACCCAATTTTTCTCACTGGCTTGGTACAGATCAGCTTGGACGAGATATTTTAACGCGATTGATGCAAGCGGGACGGATTTCATTAACAATTGGTCTAGCCTCTATGGTGTTATCTGTTATACTCGGCGCACTATTAGGAGCTATTTCTGGTTTCTATCGTGGTGTTGTTGATCATATTATTATGCGTATTGCCGACGTTTTAATGTCTATTCCAGGATTACCGTTACTCATTATTATGGGTGCCATTTTATCAGAATGGAAACTCCCGTCTGAATATCGTCTTTATGTTGTTATGATTATTTTAAGTTTAGTTAGCTGGCCAGGGCTTGCGCGTCTTGTACGTGGACAAATTTTGACGCTTCGTGAACAGGCGTTTATGCAAGCAGCTGATGTATTGGGGCTAAAAGATTATCGGAAAATATTACATCATTTAATTCCAAATGTATTTCCACTATTAATAGTTGTAGCAACGTTAGGTGTGGCAGGATCCATTTTAAGTGAATCTGCATTAAGTTATTTAGGCCTCGGAGTTGTTCCGCCTACGCCATCATGGGGGAATATGATTAGTGCGGCAAACTCATTGATTGATTTCCAAAAACGTCCATGGTTATGGATACCGCCTGGTTTTGCGATTTTTATAACAGTTGTATCAATTAATTTACTTGGGGATGCACTTCGAGATGCATTGGATCCAAAATTGAAGCGGTAGGTGAGAAGTCATGAGTAAAACATTAGTAGAACTGAAGGATTTACAGACCCATTTTCACACGGAAGAAGGTACAGTAAAAGCGGTGAATCATGTTAGCTTTTCTGTACGAGAAGGTGAAACGGTTTGTGTAGTAGGTGAATCAGGTTGCGGGAAAAGTGTAACAGCTTTGTCTATTATGGGGCTCATTGCTGAATCTGGAGAGGTTGTTGGAGGCGAGATCTTATATGAAGGTAAAAGTCTCCTGCAAATGAAAGAAAAAGAGATTCGGAAGTTAAGAGGGAATGATATTGCGATGATTTTCCAAGAGCCAATGACATCTCTTAATCCTGTTTTTACTGTTGGTGAACAAATTGTCGAAACATTGATGGAGCATGAGCTTCTTAGTAAAAATGAAGCGTATAAAAAAGCAATCGAATTAATTCGTAAAGTCGGCATTGCCCGCGCTGATGAAATTGTTCATTCGTATCCGCATGAGTTAAGTGGTGGTATGTTACAACGGATCATGATTGCCATTGCACTGAGTTGTAATCCAAAGCTATTAATTGCTGATGAACCAACAACAGCTCTGGATGTTACGATTCAGGCACAAATTTTAGATTTACTAAGACAGGTGAAAGAGGAATTTAACACATCTATTCTATTAATTACGCATAATTTAGGCGTCGTGGCAGAAATGGCGGATTATGTTGTTGTGATGTACGGCGGTAAAGTAATTGAAGAAGCACCTGTATTAGAATTATTTAAAAACCCAAAGCATCCATATACAAAAGGTTTGTTAAAATCAAAACCAGTTATGGGACAGCGAATCGATCGGCTCTATTCCATTCCAGGTCAAGTTCCAAACTTAGTTGGCTTAGATGAGTTTTGCTACTTTAGTGACCGCTGTGAACATTGTATGGATATATGCCGAAAAGAAACACCGCAGCTTCAAGTGCATGAAGATGCTCATAAAGTAGCTTGCTGGTTATATGAGGAGCGTGCTGGGCAATGAGTGAACCGTT
This region includes:
- a CDS encoding ABC transporter substrate-binding protein, producing the protein MKKKSKKWAGVFSVLLSSSLVLSACGGQEEKASTEPAKQQDLKDLKIEKIAATDKKKSPEKANQRKDTFITAISKPGGVFLPYFQENGWDGNVTSVMFASLVSRDTQGKPIPELAEKWNVSSDQLTYTFHLRKNLKFSDGSPLTADDVAFTLTLLHDKSYEGSEDISQYAIKGGKDYKEGKTTSIEGIKVVDPQTITITTEKVNSQALTSLGGPVLSKAYYGKDYKQNTSLDYLKALYGQPIAAGPYKFDKYVPGQEVRFVANEHYYAGKPKIKNFIYKITSGDTGFQLFQTGELDYSGFKADPDNIEQLKALGFANINIESSSDFAYIYMNNKKPYLQDKKVRQALIYGLDRQKYVDTALQGYGSVANVPIAPVSWAYTEEGINKYKYDVEKAKKLLDEAGWKVGSDGIREKGGQKLKLTYYAPNTGKFNDIFIPIAKENYKAIGVEFNPELMDFNTMLSKVGKGDYDLAAVSTPGISDPSETVIDYLSTNPNNDAGYKNPKVDELIQKGLETVDIEKRKSIYKELYKELSDDPPVILLNYRKLLYGYNDRIKGINPEKYDGISSNLPVLSIEQ
- a CDS encoding ABC transporter permease, producing the protein MKTYIIRRLLQMIPTLFGASIIIFLLFALLPGDYVDSNPKLTPERAQELREIYGLNKPVIERYFHWLGNALTGDFGFSLQYQEPVTSLLNKFIWNTFIVAVAALFFTWLIALIIGVLSATKQHSLFDRLVTIGVFAAMSFPSFFIGLFLIKVLAVDLNLLPIGGMIDVGSNSTGFTYILEVLRHMILPVFILTLLGVGSLTRYFRTSMLEVVRQDYIRTARAKGLKEKVVIYKHALKNAILPAITLIAFELPGLFSGAIIIEQIFNWPGIGSIQLEALNFRDYTVLMAFTMFLSCLTIIANFLADILYAVVDPRIRLK
- a CDS encoding ABC transporter ATP-binding protein, which gives rise to MLVVDHITKSFGKKEVVKNVSFSIEKGETFGLLGPNGAGKSTTISMICGLIPYDSGDIQVGGKSVKGYPLEAKRKIGVVPQDIALYPTLSAKENLIFWGKMYGLSGAAAKKRADEVLAYVGLQDRAKDKIETFSGGMKRRINIGAALMHEPELLIMDEPTVGIDPQSRNHILETVKGLNEKGMTVIYTSHYMEEVEYLCERIAIVDHGKVIALGTKTELCNRLADGFMVKLQVNRYNQALLQKLQGIPTVERIIVDEDTNTLDIGLKNGEAVGTVVSEVVENHVQILKLEVQEPNLEALFLQLTGRSLRD
- a CDS encoding ABC transporter permease; the protein is MSKMWAICSLELKQILIKPQSYLLMFGMPIIFTLIFGGLLGGGGNEKVNISVIDQDQSKLSSSYYKELEKSDLIHIEKATYEEAKKKVKNKKVSGIVTIPKDFQKNMVDGKKDKVTFQSSADFTGGASVEQVLQSVLKKMEVEVKGSRIWEQKSSKSWETMYEMIHTKVEPIPIQKESIVTGEKKINNVSARAAGFSILFVMIVTLSATGTILKARQLGVWHRLLGTPVTKAQILGGYILSFFLIGWIQFGILMILTNKLFEVQWGDTLGIIVLVSVLLLAVIGLALLLASIVKTTEQQSALGNIVIVSTCMISGLYWPIEIEPEWMQKVADFVPQTWAMRGFTELIARGGTLTDIAGYIGVLLLFAGAFFVIGLTRIRYD
- the opp4C gene encoding oligopeptide ABC transporter permease — translated: METVTTITPKKKKQKKGNAASPWRQAYNRVKKNKLALFGLYILIFMFLFCFIGPFFSPYASGTVQVTQINKPPNFSHWLGTDQLGRDILTRLMQAGRISLTIGLASMVLSVILGALLGAISGFYRGVVDHIIMRIADVLMSIPGLPLLIIMGAILSEWKLPSEYRLYVVMIILSLVSWPGLARLVRGQILTLREQAFMQAADVLGLKDYRKILHHLIPNVFPLLIVVATLGVAGSILSESALSYLGLGVVPPTPSWGNMISAANSLIDFQKRPWLWIPPGFAIFITVVSINLLGDALRDALDPKLKR
- a CDS encoding ABC transporter ATP-binding protein; this translates as MSKTLVELKDLQTHFHTEEGTVKAVNHVSFSVREGETVCVVGESGCGKSVTALSIMGLIAESGEVVGGEILYEGKSLLQMKEKEIRKLRGNDIAMIFQEPMTSLNPVFTVGEQIVETLMEHELLSKNEAYKKAIELIRKVGIARADEIVHSYPHELSGGMLQRIMIAIALSCNPKLLIADEPTTALDVTIQAQILDLLRQVKEEFNTSILLITHNLGVVAEMADYVVVMYGGKVIEEAPVLELFKNPKHPYTKGLLKSKPVMGQRIDRLYSIPGQVPNLVGLDEFCYFSDRCEHCMDICRKETPQLQVHEDAHKVACWLYEERAGQ
- a CDS encoding ABC transporter permease; translated protein: MKSFIIAWKDLKIRITDRRGFMMMLLMPLVLTAILGSALSGVLDSGGLPKTVIGYYQEDTDAFADVFRKDILESKEIKDDVKVEVAASRKELEEMLKQKKIDVGIIIPGKWSEHIQDGRLKETKLLTDPAKEIQTKIAESFVRSFSEHAQTVAFSTKSIVTDLEKSQQENIGQVAKEVSEELQRIAISNEDGIDKGTIGKKTVVAMQYYAAAMLVMFLLFNITDGAKSIVTEQRTETLARLLSTPTSSFSVLLGKFFGTLLFACLQFGLFVVATHYAFGVNWGDDIMQLSLVGISYAICVSGLSMLIAAFIREEKTADMMGGIGIQLLAVLGGSMLPIYAFSDTLQKVANIAPNKWALTSFLDIMSGTSWDTLLPIILSLSSVGIISVIIGTFRLRTR